CTGTAGACCAATCCAAGAGACTTCACGGTCAATTATACTTGTgagtttctttgaaaagatattTGGTTTTTAAAGTTTAAACGTGTTATATCCACGTGTGCACTGAAACGactctcttttatttttatttttatgatgacTAGACAGAAAAGGAGAGGAACTAACCAAACAATTAAGCCCTTAAGCTGATTGATGTATAATGTCCTAATAAGACCTGGTACTACGTACGGTTAGTAGTCAGACTTGAGAAGACTATAAGGGAAAGATAGGAGATTGCATAAATGGCAATACATATGGCATGCACATGGGATGAGATTGCAGCGCTTGGATGATGGAGTAGACTTCATCATTAAGGATCAGGTGATGCCCCTGCAATAACAATAAACTTGGCTAACTTGCATCGTCATGCATGGTAATTCTCTGTACTTGAACTGCACCGTACAAGGCATCCAAACTTAATAAACAAACCTGGATTAGCGGTCCCATAAATAAAATGAGATGGCACGTGCTCCCATCCACTTGTAATATCAAAATCGAAATGCCTTTTATTTCAGATGTCTCTTCAAGGGGggaaatataatctaattaagCTCAACATATAGTGatatatatgaacctatagcCAATGAAATtttcaataaataaaaaagaaaagggtgttaatcaatataatatatatactcCTTCAGCAGGGTAACTAGCCCTGTCATCAGTATGGGATTAAAATCCGATAAATGCAATTATACTTGCTTGTGTACAATAGAATGATTGCAACTTGGCAATTCGTTCGTATTCCGTCCAAACAAACAATTGATGATTAATTCAAATAATGCCCAACGAACTTGGCATTATACTAGCTAGTGGTACGCGTAGATACATATGCATTACTGGAAGCGTGCGTACAGAGCAAATGGCACATGCATGGCATGACTGACGCGGCGGTACTGTCAAGTACGCGACAATGTCCAGCTAGGCACAGACACCAATGCAAGAGGAAACAAAAGGAGACATTCCAGAACACATGCATGTCTAGCTAGATCACAAAGTACTAACACACGATCCAGTTCATCTTTTCACAAGAAAAACCATCCATTGCTCGTGCTATAGATGCAATACAAATCAAGTACATGTATAGACCTTAAAATCAAGTTATCTTAAGTGTAGTAGTACATATATAATTACTAGTTGTTGCTCTGACTCTTACGAGTGGAGTTGCTTGCTACTGAAAAACTAATTCAACGAGCATGTTGCTTACTAGTTATCCAAAAATAGAGAACAACCTAGCTAAATCGGATACTCGAACCAGCACATCCCATCGTAATAAGAAACCTACCCAACCGAGCTACTGCGAGGTTTACTAGCTATAGCATGGATCATATCATTCTGCCCGCAGGTGTCTCAGTGATGACTAGCTACTACATGATACTCCGTATTCAGCTAGCAGCCATGTATTATTTCTTCAGAATTTTGTGATGGTTACTCACTACGCCCGAAACGTGTGCATTGCGCTAGGTCAGTAGCTAGCTAGCATGACCTGCCAACGGCAGGACGAAAATATGTAGTGCGGCAATATGATTTATATATGCATTCAACGGTACATGATTACTTGGAGATTTTTCATCCACAACTTGCACGCATCCTGATGATACCACCCTTTTAAAAAAGAGCAAGCCAAATAAAGACGAACGGTGATATACTATCTCAACGTGAATGTACTAAGTACGTGTAAGCTAAGCGCGCTACCGTCCATTAGCTGGAATCATTCgcgaaaagaaaaaacattagCTGGAATCAATTTGCAGAACAAATCAATAATGGGTCATCAATCTCCTTAATTTTTGTTGGCCTACCTCGCATGAGATTTTTTAAAGATATAAATACGTACATATCATAATCAACAAATTAAACTTTTGCTCAGTATCCCTTCATCATCACTAGCTAGCTCCTAGCTAGTAGTAGTATTATATATTTTCCCAAACTTTGGCTTGCATTGCACACATGTCTCATTTCAATCTCTCCAAATGCCAGGATTAGCTGTCCAAACCCAAAGCATGCATGTATATATCCAAGAAGCATGGAAAAGAAGCCCTAGCTAGGATGACTAGCTAGGAGAGACAGCATATATGCACTGCAGGTGGTAAGGTTCGGTGCAAGCTCAGAAAAAGGCTTAGTATATATGTGaggcacatgcatgcatgggcccAGCTGTTGATGAATGAGAGTATATGGATTTTCAATTCACCATGgtgttgtttaaaaaaaaacgaGGAGGAGGGTCCATGCATATTGTCAAAAGATTTACACTACAGGAATTATTATTAATGTTCCCTCCATTTGGTTCTTGTCCTTAATTATATCCCGAGTACAAACTAAAGTGCTACTACACATACTTATATTAGGTATAAATACCTAGTATATTATTTTTACCTAGTACACACACTACTAAAGATTTACCCAGTGCATTATTTTTTTAGATATGCATATGCGTAGGTAGTTTAAAAATAATGCGAGTTATAAATGCCTTTTTTGGTAGCTCTAGATCAGGGGGAGTAGGGAGCTTATTTGTAGAACTAGACATTTGCATGCATGGGTTGGGCCCTCTGGAACCTTGGTTGGATTTCTGTTACAAACATACTGTAGTTTAAAACGAGCTAGCTAGTTGTTTCATTCAGTCTATGGCTGCTGGCTGAGCTAGGAAGAATGAAGCTCGTAGCTAGCATAGTACCCTAGCTAGCTATTTTCATTTCCTGTGCGTATCATGAGAACGAATTGAAGATGGTTACTACTTTGGTTGGTTAGGACGTCTCACTCGCTGCTCCGATCAACCAAGAGACCAGGACACACCTTGCATCGACCTTGAATTAAGCTAATAATACAACCATCCATCGACTGAATGCAACAACTAATTACTTACTCCATCCACAGGCGTATTGATTATATATTCTGTTCACCAGCTAGCTGCTGATCGATCGGAATTATATATACGTCAGATAGCAGCTACATCTATCATCAGATCAATCCATCGTCTCGTCTCGTCCCATCACCGACGCAATGCATTCACTCGCATGCAAATGTTAAAGTAGTGTGCTGCTGATGTGAAAAGCTAAAGTGGTAGAACCATTCTGTTCTTGAGGCAAGGCATGCCATTATTAATTATTGCTCAATTCCTGCATACATGATGAGGATCTTAATTACTTTGGAACATACtagattgattgatgattgtgTCGTCTTACAGCACCGGCCATTCCTCTCTGAGATTATTCAGAATAGACTAGAAacatatgcatgcatgggcTAGCGCCTCATATGAATAATATTCTGAGGGGAAACAACTAAAAGACTAGCTGCTGCATAGTCGCTGTCTGTCACCGACGACGAAGATGCAGGCCCGGCCCGCAGTTTTTAGCTTCTTTTGTTTGTTGGCGGCAGCACTACTGCTGCTGATGAAAAGGAACTGGGCTTGTCTGCTAGTTGCAAGACCCACACACACGCAACTACTGCAACATTTGATAAATATTGGGCTACATGCTTTCATGGCCCATGTATACATAAGGCAGCCCAGTCCAACAGCACTATTGTTTTCCTTTAAAAGGCAGGACCTCTGCCGATTCAAATCCAATCAAAGATGAGTGGTTCCTCTGAAAAGAAGAGGTGTGTTTGCTCAGCCCAACAAAAGCTAATTACATGCGTCCACGAACCCATCCCATCATTAATATCGGCTCCAACTTTTATTATTTAAAATTCaaatgatgaaaaaaaataagatctTGTTTTGCATTAAAATagtattattattttttttgcgaagTTAAGGTCCAAATGAGTAAGCACCCTACTGGGGAAAACGTGTTGCTGATAATAAAGCAAACAAAACCATCTCCTTCACTACTCTGCATCTCAATTTCAATTGCGTGTCCCACTTGTGCTAGCTCCTTTGCTTTGGTAACACAAAGTTCTCTCACTTTCTTCCCCGGTCCAGACAAGATAAGATATACATACTTTCTAAATTCCGTTTCAAGTTGATTTGGAATCCACAGTAGCGATTGATCACGATGCAGCATCGCATGTATACATATTCTGctattttcaaaagaaaatggtTGTTGGAAAAGCAAGGCAAGTCATACGTAAAGGATTTTCAATATCTTCTGAAAAGGTTAAAGGATTTTTAATCCAGCTAGATGTTAGTAATAAACTATAAAAACACACCTGAAATTTCATAAAGAAATCGAGTTGCGTCGTACTCTTGACGTGCAACACGCTACTGAATTGTGTAGTTATCTTGTCGAGTTAGAAAAGTTTCCGTGCGGTGTTCCATTTCGTGACAGGGTGAGCGTGCGTGCAGGTAGAGAGGCAGGCCCCTGCTTTATGATATCCACACTGCACTGCATCTGCATCCGCATGCCCTCCCGCCGGTGCAGTAGTGCAGTGCAGTGCGGGCAAGAACAAGCTGCTAGCGCTGCTTCTCTGGTGTCTGCTGCATGTAATGTACTCCTACCTACTAGCTGCAGGAACAGTAGATGCATGGAGCAAACAGCTTCGATCATTGTTGCATTGATGGCCAAAGGGAGATGGAGATATGTCATCACATCCTGTCAACAGTATGTGCCGTCGCCCAAGCAATACATTACATTATTGCGTTGCGGTGGATCCATCTGTCTGTTACTTCGGTTTTATATATTTGTCCAtgcatggccatggccatggccattgcagccttgcaggagcaggagcttaagctagctagctgcagcAGGCCAGGTTGCTCcacccgtcgtcgtcgtcgatgatGCATTTCAGGCACGACGTACGTACTTGTTGGCTAGGATGATGGTCCAAGGAGCCGGCTGGGCTGGGCCTGTGATTGCTGTGGTAGCTGGTACTTAATTAGCTGATGGATTGGAAGAGTCATCGATGATGACAGACCAACAGGCTGTACGGTTTTGGAATCGGATGGTCCTTACAATACATACAGGCTGCTGCTTACTTGTTGTCTGAATATGTGTACATGCATGCCTGCTTATCCGGCCCGTCGTCTGTCCTATCCtacttgcattgcattggcCCTTCTAATTTAGTTGTCAGTTGAGGCTTCATTTTCTCAAGAAAGGAAGTCACGATCGGTATGTACtgcgatgcgatgcgatgcTGCTGATATGTGGAGTCCCTCCCCAAAGATCCCGGTCGTCCGCCCTGCTTGGATGCATGGCACCACAAGGGGTAGCTAGAGGCACGCATTTCAACCCTGTCACCGTCCTTCCCACGACGAAAAAGTCTTTGCAGGCAAGCCGACCACGCCTCTCCAATCTCCATGCTTGCTCTCCCTATCCGCGCATGCAAGCGTCTCATTCCTTCGCTCTCAAGATCAGAAGACCCTATTCCTCAAAAAAGATCACAAGACCCAGAGAGGAGATATATGGCATGCAAATCCAAACTGCATGCGCTTCCAAGTCCTAGCTAGGAGAATAATCACATTCATCGTCGATTCCTTCATCTAAAATTCAGTCCCTGGCGATTTACATTGCATCCGGGCCAAGACCGTGTTAGATCACCGAAAGAAACCATACGTATTTACCACGATCGGCGGTAATTAAGAGAGAGATCCCAACGAACCTACCTGCAACAAGCGATAAGTCGTAACCGAAAGCCAACCCCTTTCCTTTCCTCGCTGGATTCTCTCTTTCTTATCTGTAGCTTCCAACGGATTCCATCCATGGCCCACGGGTATCCATCCGTGGAAACTTTTCATTTAACCCTTCCAACAAACTTTCCTACAAATAAACCCGTGCTaacattatttatttttatttttaaaaaaagtacaTATAAAGCTCAGCATGCCAGCACAAAATGTTGAGGCATGCCACGTAGACTGAGGTGCGGATGTGGCAGCTGACATGACGAAAAATATTTGCATGGTGAGGCTAACATATAGGATGGATGTCGGCGGGACTAGGGTCTATTCCCGTGGTGTTGCGCCGTTGTAGGTGTTGTTGCAACATATGGTCTCAGCATCAAATCCTAGTGGATCCAGGTCCCATTTTTCGTGGCATATCTAAGCTCTTAGCCATAGAAatcatattattttttgttttatttttttcagaaaaaggaTTAGTTTAATGAAAAAGGGGCAAACTGGAAAAGTCCCGCTCTTTCTTTCATTTAATTCTTTGTTCCTTTGCCCGCCGCAGCAGTCGTCTTCGTGGTCTCCATCAATAATACCCGATCCAAAGGATGGATACGGGAGAATACACGCCATAGCAGCCCGGGAATCCTTGTAGCACAATACTCCTCCTACGCCTCTACTACGTACTGTATATAGCTAGGCAGGCTTCCCCGTAAAGCCGCTTCGACTCCAATTCAATTCAACCGCCTTCTTCCGTGTTGATAGGACCGAGCAGATGAGCCCTGTAGCGTCCTTGTCGCAGGTAGCAATGGCGCCGAGGCCGTTCGTCGCGCTGCTCCTGCTCTTGTGCGCCGCGGCTGCcttcgtcctcgccgccgacgccgccggcacGGCCGACGGCTCCGAGGAGTGGGGCTACGTCCAAGTCCGACCCAGTAAGCTCTCGATTCCCATCTACTACCTCTGATGCTCCATCACAACTTTAAGTCGTCGTTCTGATTCTTCGTCTTGTTCAATTCCTGCCGCCGCAGAGGCGCACATGTTCTGGTGGCTGTACCACAGCCCGCAGCGCGTGGACAACGGCAGGACGCCATGGCCGACCGTGCTCTGGCTGCAGGGAGGTCCGGTGAGTTCATAGCAACCGCGCAATTCGGTTGGATCGATCAATGATGATGGAAAACTAGATAGATTGCTGAATTTGACTGCAATCCTGGCCAGGGCGCGTCGGGCGTCGGGTACGGCAACTTCATGGAGATCGGGCCGCTGGACTCGGAGCTCAAGCCCCGGGCAACCACCTGGCTCGCCAAGGCCGACCTCCTCTTCGTGGACAACCCCGTGGGCACGGGCTTCAGCTACGTGGAGGGCGGCGACAAGAGCCTGATGGCGCGCACGGACGCCGAGGCGGCGCGCGACCTCGTCGCGCTGCTCTGCGCGCTCTACCGCGACAACCCGCGCCTCCGGGCCAGCCCGCTCTATATCGTCGCCGAGTCCTACGGCGGCAAGTTCGCCGTCACCACGGCGCTGGCGGCGCTCAGGGCCGTCGAGCagggccgcctccgcgccaaCCTCGCCGGGGTCGCCCTCGGAGATAGCTGGATCTCGCCACTCGACTTCGTGGTCAGTTAGtcacttctttcttcttcttcttgtcctACTCTGCTACTAGTCAACCAAATCAAATCCATAGCTAGCTAGCCAGTTTGTCAAAGATGATTGAGACTGTAGACTGATTACTGAATcctgaaaaaaaatgtttttttcccCTCAAGCTGCGGTCAATGCATGCATGATCAGTGACAGCTTTTGGGTAGTAGCAAAATTAATAGCCGACGCATTGCAGATGTCGTGGGGGCCATTGCTGTACCAGGTGTCCAGGGTCGACGAGAAGGGCCTGCAGCAGTGCAAcaggtattcttcttcttcttgcattGGTTTTCCGAGTTGAAGGATGATCCATGTGTAACTGAATGGTCAGTGTGGCGGCGAAGATCAAGGATCAGGTGGAGAAGCAGCAGTTCGCGGACGCCGAGGAGTCGTGGTCGGAGCTGGAGAGCGTCGTCCTCGAGAACTCCAACTCCGTCGTAAGCAAGCAAGCAGTGCCTTTCTTGTTGGTTCCTCTCTCTGGTTGCTAAGTGAGCAGCTTTAATTTGCACGCAGGACTTCTACAACTTCCTCAAGGACGATGCGCCGTCGGACGCCACGACCACGACGGCGCAGCGGAAGAGATCGACCCTGTCCTCGTTCAGGAGCAAGAAAGGCTACTCGGGGTACCTCGAGTCCATGGCGGCGGCATCGCAGGAGGGCGGCTTCGAAGGTCTCATGAACACGGTCATCAAGAAGAAGCTCGGCATCGTCCCCAAGGACGTCTCGTACGTAATCATTTGCTTGCATTGCCTTGTTCAGATGAGATCATATATACTGACCAGCATTCCTTCTGTTCCTTTGTGTGCTCTGCCTGCTGCAGGTGGGGAGAAGAGTCAGGGGATGTCTTTGACGCCCTCGCGGGTGACTTCATGAAGCCCAGGATCCAAGAGGTGGATCAGCTGCTCAAGCTCGGCGTCAATGTTACCATCTACAGCGGCCAGGTACGAAATTGATCAGACTGACTTTACTCCCTTGTGTTTGTCGATCCTGAAACTCACAGCCAAAGACCCAAACTTACACATCTGATTCTGATCTATTCGAGACAGATGGAGGTGTTGCTGGCACAGTAGTGGTCACATTTGCCGGCCGTGCTCTGGCCTGTGTGTCAGCAGCAAGCAAGCGAGCATGTGCATGCTCTCAAATCTTGCCTTTTTGTTTGGCCGGTGTCATTCACACCATGTACTGCTTGCTACATGAGCAGCCAAATCGTGTGGCACGTGCAGTGTGATCCCAATGCAAGGATCCATGGGAATATAACTCCATGATGAACGTACAGTAGATGCACGGCATCCGGAAAGTTTGTCCGTGAGTCCCGTCACGGGCATCCGGAAAGTTTGtctccatttttcttttcaaagttGCAAACCAAGCCTGCCTGAGTAGGCTCATTGTACAAGAGACACAGGGGTCTGTCAGAACGAAGCCAGCTAGCTCGAACAAAACCAAATGCCAGCCATTTCATTAGATCTGCAAACTAACAACTTGCTCTTCATTGTCTAATGATCCAGTCTGTCTCCTGCATTGTGCAGCTCGACCTCATCTGCGCGACCAAAGGCACCATGGACTGGGTTCAGAAGCTCAAGTCAGTAAATTTGTTTGGTTCTGCACTGCATTATTCTGTCTCTCATCATATACTACACATGTTCCATCATATGCTACACATGTCCTGACCTTGTTGCTGCTTGCTGCCAGGTGGGACGGCCTCAAGAGCTTCATGGACTCACCCAGGAAGCCCATCTACTGCAACAAGGAAGGCCAATCCGGCACCCAAGCCTTCGTCAGGTCCTACAAGAACCTCAACTTCTACTGGATACTCGGAGCTGGACACATGGTAAGTCTAATTCATATTTACCCTATAATCTTCTAGAACAGAAGCAACCATTACATTGCACACTGCTGTGATCGATCCATCACGCGTGCTGAGCTGAGATGGTGACGCATCCACCATTCGCTCATAGGATACTGAGGCACGGCCAGGCCCATCATCCTTTTCCTGCGTGAGCTGGAAAGGGTATGCATTCATACAGTTGGTGAGGGAGGTTTTTCATGGCCACGTGCACAGGAAATGCATTCGTTTCGtttccatgatgatgatgatacaaGAGAGACAAGACCTAGGCCGCACGCCAGGCAGGAACACATGCACCAACAGTGATAGACGATGTAGGCACCTCAGCTGCTAGGACAGG
The genomic region above belongs to Setaria italica strain Yugu1 chromosome VI, Setaria_italica_v2.0, whole genome shotgun sequence and contains:
- the LOC101785978 gene encoding serine carboxypeptidase-like 51 isoform X1, producing the protein MSPVASLSQVAMAPRPFVALLLLLCAAAAFVLAADAAGTADGSEEWGYVQVRPKAHMFWWLYHSPQRVDNGRTPWPTVLWLQGGPGASGVGYGNFMEIGPLDSELKPRATTWLAKADLLFVDNPVGTGFSYVEGGDKSLMARTDAEAARDLVALLCALYRDNPRLRASPLYIVAESYGGKFAVTTALAALRAVEQGRLRANLAGVALGDSWISPLDFVMSWGPLLYQVSRVDEKGLQQCNSVAAKIKDQVEKQQFADAEESWSELESVVLENSNSVDFYNFLKDDAPSDATTTTAQRKRSTLSSFRSKKGYSGYLESMAAASQEGGFEGLMNTVIKKKLGIVPKDVSWGEESGDVFDALAGDFMKPRIQEVDQLLKLGVNVTIYSGQLDLICATKGTMDWVQKLKWDGLKSFMDSPRKPIYCNKEGQSGTQAFVRSYKNLNFYWILGAGHMVPIDNPCPALKMLADITRSPAK
- the LOC101785978 gene encoding serine carboxypeptidase-like 51 isoform X2, with the protein product MSPVASLSQVAMAPRPFVALLLLLCAAAAFVLAADAAGTADGSEEWGYVQVRPKAHMFWWLYHSPQRVDNGRTPWPTVLWLQGGPGASGVGYGNFMEIGPLDSELKPRATTWLAKADLLFVDNPVGTGFSYVEGGDKSLMARTDAEAARDLVALLCALYRDNPRLRASPLYIVAESYGGKFAVTTALAALRAVEQGRLRANLAGVALGDSWISPLDFVMSWGPLLYQVSRVDEKGLQQCNSVAAKIKDQVEKQQFADAEESWSELESVVLENSNSVDFYNFLKDDAPSDATTTTAQRKRSTLSSFRSKKGYSGYLESMAAASQEGGFEGLMNTVIKKKLGIVPKDVSWGEESGDVFDALAGDFMKPRIQEVDQLLKLGVNVTIYSGQMEVLLAQ